The following coding sequences are from one Drosophila gunungcola strain Sukarami chromosome 3L unlocalized genomic scaffold, Dgunungcola_SK_2 000014F, whole genome shotgun sequence window:
- the LOC128259976 gene encoding uncharacterized protein LOC128259976 — MTTPLQTRMALAEIPDRLEALRMANTPTNANRRTPDEPTPATIINTPNANGGLGLRLDNDVNVVQAQDFVFSPLPSPDELVIRQRGRRRFTTTFSPDKVNGGGGAGIGASGGPSMRSPFQRTPTKNLQLTSGMILRSSPRKRLTMGSTPPDPTPMETYSPIKMATTKQLWPGTPIVKKLKMDDRPVGQTNTDATLPSLLQGLSQDQLIELIMNNLKTASDEEEIRRQLPTPDTSSLEQELHHAKRLIFKSLPTSRLCKKTDAAAYSKASMHLNEFKRVLQAQAKRLHDSTHWDALVDYVTMAWQCVASTPNWESHAHNAVRRQCFKLLACSCYAAIKHGGMRLGQTRLETLERNLREWSKDYEDVLSCVNALQRTLNNRTSL; from the exons ATGACGACCCCGCTGCAGACACGAATGGCGCTGGCCGAGATTCCGGATCGCCTGGAGGCGCTGCGCATGGCCAACACCCCGACGAACGCCAATCGCCGGACTCCGGATGAGCCGACTCCGGCGACCATAATTAATACTCCGAACGCCAATGGAGGATTGGGCCTGCGGTTGGACAACGACGTGAATGTGGTGCAGGCCCAGGACTTTGTCTTCTCGCCGCTGCCTTCGCCGGATGAGCTGGTCATCCGGCAACGCGGTCGCCGGCGCTTCACCACCACCTTTTCGCCGGATAAAGTCAATGGAGGCGGGGGCGCAGGAATTGGTGCTTCCGGTGGCCCCTCCATGCGGAGTCCCTTCCAACGCACGCCCACCAAGAACCTGCAACTGACCAGCGGCATGATCCTGCGCAGTTCCCCTCGCAAGCGACTGACTATGGGCAGCACCCCGCCGGATCCCACGCCCATGGAGACCTATTCGCCCATCAAGATGGCCACCACCAAGCAACTCTGGCCAGGAACGCCTATAGTAAAGAAGCTGAAGATGGACGACCGACCTGTGGGTCAGACGAACACCGATGCGACGCTACCTTCCCTGTTGCAGGGTCTGTCCCAGGATCAGTTAATCGAATTGATCATGAACAACCTGAAGACTGCCAGCGATGAGGAGGAGATCAGGAGGCAGCTGCCCACGCCAGATACTAG TTCgctggagcaggagctgcACCACGCCAAGCGGCTCATCTTCAAGTCCCTGCCCACCTCTCGCCTGTGTAAGAAGACCGATGCGGCGGCCTACTCCAAGGCGTCAATGCATCTCAACGAATTTAAGCGCGTTCTGCAAGCACAGGCCAAGCGCCTGCACGATTCCACTCACTGGGACGCCCTGGTGGACTATGTGACCATGGCCTGGCAGTGTGTGGCCAGCACCCCCAACTGGGAGAGCCACGCCCACAATGCTGTGCGGAGGCAGTGCTTTAAACTCCTGGCCTGCTCCTGCTACGCGGCCATTAAACACGGCGGAATGCGATTGGGACAGACGCGACTGGAGACTCTGGAACGCAATTTGCGCGAGTGGTCCAAGGACTACGAGGACGTGTTGTCCTGTGTTAATGCCTTGCAGCGTACGCTGAACAACCGTACCAGCTTATAA
- the LOC128259977 gene encoding uncharacterized protein LOC128259977 — protein MIEIGRPGTMWSELECVGLAIESCQCRRLQKSPPRSTDKPLDPKVSLRYQPAVIPSFLAVALVLAICLGSVLGAPQSSCIMCDKEDLRPRVPPYSDSYEEYTFDHQVTQLSAMESLQKINGTRGQKYACSSIECPPNTPKYCLGTKFINDHCWCELQHREEGLPYVPHVCFADQKVHTPFVESCFAFAAVKECCCAEIWIKKWRHISGSSRSQHIPKILILLLSAFSVLHWISRRRIFC, from the exons ATGATCGAAATCGGACGACCAGGCACGATGTGGAGCGAATTGGAATGCGTCGGACTTGCCATAGAGAGTTGCCAGTGCCGGAGATTGCAGAAATCGCCGCCCAGATCCACCGATAAGCCCTTAGACCCAAAGGTCAGCCTGCGTTATCAGCCCGCGGTCATCCCATCATTCCTGGCAGTGGCGCTTGTGCTGGCGATCTGCCTCGGATCTGTCCTCGGTGCTCCACAATCCTCCTGCATCATGTGCGACAAGGAGGACCTGCGTCCTCGGGTCCCACCATATAGCGACAGTTACGAGGAGTACACCTTCGACCACCAGGTGACCCAGCTGTCGGCCATGGAGTCCCTGCAGAAAATAAATGGCA CAAGGGGCCAGAAATATGCCTGCAGTTCAATTGAGTGCCCACCGAATACACCGAAATATTGTCTGGGAACTAAG TTTATCAACGATCATTGCTGGTGCGAGCTCCAACACCGAGAAG AGGGCTTGCCTTATGTACCACATGTGTGCTTTGCGGATCAGAAAGTGCACACACCCTTCGTGGAGTCCTGTTTTGCATTTGCGGCGGTCAAGGAGTGCTGCTGCGCTGAGATCTGGATCAAGAAGT GGCGGCACATTTCCGGCAGTTCTCGGAGCCAGCACataccaaaaatattaatactcCTGCTTTCTGCATTCAGTGTACTGCACTGGATAAGTAGAAGACGgatattttgttaa
- the LOC128260068 gene encoding 4-hydroxyphenylpyruvate dioxygenase, translating into MTSYTDKGTKPEAGKFLSFDHLTFYVGNAKQAASYYTTRLGFEPLGYQGLETGERRFAKHAVRQNKIVFVFVSAYTPDDKEHGLHLMRHGDGVKDVAFEVEDLNAIFTLAVSRGAEVVRDIWEESDDQGFVRFATIKTYGDTTHTFVERTGYTGAFLPGFQRAAEDVLLKGLPSTKLNFIDHVVGNQPDLQMESVVSWYERILQFHRFWSVDDSQIHTEYSALRSIVMANYEETVKMPINEPANGKKKSQIQEYVEYYGGGGVQHIALNTDDIIQAVTNLKARGTEFLTIPSSYYELLQEQLSHSRTKIKEDMEVLKKLNILIDFDENGYLLQIFTKNCQDRPTLFLEVIQRYNHNGFGAGNFKSLFTAIEIEQAKRGNL; encoded by the exons ATG ACCAGCTATACTGACAAAGGAACCAAa CCTGAAGCCGGCAAATTTCTAAGCTTTGATCACCTGACCTTCTACGTTGGCAACGCCAAGCAGGCGGCCAGCTATTATACCACTCGACTGGGCTTCGAACCTCTTGGTTATCAGGGATTAGAGACCGGAGAACGACGCTTCGCCAAGCATGCCGTGCGCCAGAACAAGATCGTCTTTGTGTTCGTCTCCGCCTACACTCCGGATGACAAAGAGCATGGACTCCACTTGATGCGCCACGGCGACGGTGTCAAGGATGTAGCCTTCGAAGTGGAGGATCTGAATGCCATCTTTACCCTGGCGGTGTCCCGAGGCGCCGAAGTGGTGCGCGACATCTGGGAGGAGAGCGATGACCAGGGATTCGTGAGATTCGCCACCATCAAGACG TACGGTGATACCACCCATACTTTTGTGGAGCGCACTGGTTACACGGGCGCCTTCCTGCCCGGTTTCCAGCGGGCGGCTGAGGATGTTCTTCTAAAGGGCTTGCCCTCCACCAAATTGAACTTCATTGATCACGTTGTGGGCAACCAGCCGGATCTGCAAATGGAAAGTGTAGTCTCCTGGTACGAGAGGATCTTGCAGTTTCATCGCTTCTGGTCGGTGGACGACTCCCAGATCCACACCGAGTACTCGGCCTTGCGATCCATCGTTATGGCCAACTACGAGGAGACGGTGAAGATGCCGATCAATGAGCCGGCCAATGGAAAGAAGAAGTCGCAGATCCAGGAGTACGTGGAGTACTACGGTGGAGGTGGTGTCCAGCACATTGCCCTAAACACGGATGACATCATTCAGGCGGTGACCAACCTGAAGGCTCGGGGCACCGAGTTCCTGACCATCCCATCCTCGTACTACGAACTCCTGCAGGAGCAGCTTTCGCATAGCCGCACCAAGATCAAGGAGGACATGGAGGTCCTGAAGAAGTTGAACATTTTGATTGACTTTGATGAGAACGGATATCTGCTGCAGATATTTACGAAGAACTGCCAGGACAGGCCCACTCTCTTCCTCGAAGTAATTCAACGCTATAATCACAAT GGATTTGGCGCTGGAAACTTCAAGTCCTTGTTCACGGCCATCGAAATTGAACAAGCCAAGCGCGGAAACTTGTGA
- the LOC128260067 gene encoding uncharacterized protein LOC128260067 isoform X2, with the protein MTCGTCRGHKEKSVKCLFAALDAIKQHALMMQRDSEESAKAIENLRAHNDKLHKALELLKERQESMIQVQKRRKLSPKKIKDDISPQPQSQNSLNMNIALNSIDLSDEDQEMEEDETITETETTAQSPRKLRLPSRKPDIRNLENVQPNNISAASTSWIRKTPKNAGIVTKLSLTHKSSNSHLKQTRLKFEANKTSTSENDVIEESPNLGASLKRSRPHRSLMQRTDTATVLSADDSLTTSISSHIKISKASFEMDMEEEFNLERSELPIMPPPATPPGLKINCTTDSVVILTPATQDIIFVNDTPEEVTKMGTMDVLAEIMKDDDDACSNALRQFEMKMIDQQKNIQSIPKKVEAAISITKAVKAEPESQPEADVGNESTKMSQDIEKYLMEIKEEDSKDLEEEFPRPLLVKIEPELTVKERFNIECGECEKFINFMGSNLTDEKIEDYLANCRHIDARSSTPPGFWNPHMVSFAEDDPRNEVLIDTRFRDQRLNK; encoded by the exons atgaCGTGTGGAACATGTCGGGGTCACAAGGAGAAGAGTGTAAAGTGCCTTTTTGCCGCTTTAGACGCAATCAAACAGCACGCCTTAA TGATGCAAAGGGATTCGGAGGAGAGTGCCAAGGCCATAGAAAACCTAAGGGCTCACAATGATAAGCTGCACAAGGCTTTGGAGTTGTTGAAAGAACGCCAGGAGTCCATGATTCAGGTGCAGAAGCGCAGGAAACTGTCGCCCAAAAAGATCAAGGACGACATATCCCCTCAGCCGCAGAGCCAAAACTCCCTGAACATGAACATAGCCCTCAACAGTATCGATCTCTCCGACGAGGATCAGGAAATGGAGGAGGACGAGACCATTACGGAGACGGAGACCACTGCACAAAGCCCGCGCAAACTGAGGCTACCGAGCCGGAAACCGGACATCCGGAATCTTGAGAATGTGCAGCCAAACAATATTTCTGCCGCGAGCACCAGTTGGATCCGTAAGACACCCAAGAATGCGGGAATCGTCACCAAGCTTTCACTCACGCACAAAAGTAGCAACTCGCACTTAAAACAAACTCGCCTGAAATTCGAAGCAAATAAGACTAGCACAAGCGAAAACGATGTTATAGAGGAAAGCCCCAATCTTGGCGCAAGCTTGAAGAGATCTCGGCCACATAGATCCCTAATGCAGAG AACAGACACCGCGACCGTTTTAAGCGCCGACGACTCGCTTACGACCAGCATCAGTAGCCATATTAAGATCAGCAAAGCCAGTTTTGAAATGGATATGGAAGAAGAGTTCAATTTGGAGAGATCGGAGCTTCCGATAATGCCACCACCAGCAACCCCTCCAGGGTTGAAAATCAACTGCACCACGGACAGTGTGGTCATTCTAACGCCTGCCACCCAGGACATAATCTTCGTGAACGATACACCCGAAGAAGTGACCAAAATGGGGACAATGGATGTGCTGGCCGAGATTATGAAGGACGACGATGATGCCTGCTCGAACGCTCTGAGACAGTTCGAGATGAAAATGATTGACCAGCAGAAGAACATTCAATCGATACCAAAAAAAGTGGAAGCTGCAATTTCTATTACCAAAGCAGTGAAAGCTGAACCCGAATCCCAACCAGAGGCAGATGTGGGCAATGAATCAACGAAAATGTCTCAGGATATTGAAAAGTATCTAATGGAAATCAAAGAAGAGGATAGCAAAGATTTAGAAGAGGAGTTTCCGCGACCACTTTTGGTGAAAATTGAACCAGAGTTGACAGTTAAAGAACGTTTCAATATTGAATGCGGGGAATGCGAAAAG tttataaatttcatGGGTTCAAACCTGACCGATGAGAAGATTGAAGACTATTTAGCCAACTGCCGGCACATTGACGCAAGAAGCTCAACGCCACCAGGATTCTGGAACCCCCACATGGTTTCCTTTGCCGAAGACGATCCCCGCAACGAGGTTCTGATAGACACACGTTTCAGAGACCAGCGATTAAACAAATGA
- the LOC128260067 gene encoding uncharacterized protein LOC128260067 isoform X1, whose translation MTCGTCRGHKEKSVKCLFAALDAIKQHALMMQRDSEESAKAIENLRAHNDKLHKALELLKERQESMIQVQKRRKLSPKKIKDDISPQPQSQNSLNMNIALNSIDLSDEDQEMEEDETITETETTAQSPRKLRLPSRKPDIRNLENVQPNNISAASTSWIRKTPKNAGIVTKLSLTHKSSNSHLKQTRLKFEANKTSTSENDVIEESPNLGASLKRSRPHRSLMQSQACRTDTATVLSADDSLTTSISSHIKISKASFEMDMEEEFNLERSELPIMPPPATPPGLKINCTTDSVVILTPATQDIIFVNDTPEEVTKMGTMDVLAEIMKDDDDACSNALRQFEMKMIDQQKNIQSIPKKVEAAISITKAVKAEPESQPEADVGNESTKMSQDIEKYLMEIKEEDSKDLEEEFPRPLLVKIEPELTVKERFNIECGECEKFINFMGSNLTDEKIEDYLANCRHIDARSSTPPGFWNPHMVSFAEDDPRNEVLIDTRFRDQRLNK comes from the exons atgaCGTGTGGAACATGTCGGGGTCACAAGGAGAAGAGTGTAAAGTGCCTTTTTGCCGCTTTAGACGCAATCAAACAGCACGCCTTAA TGATGCAAAGGGATTCGGAGGAGAGTGCCAAGGCCATAGAAAACCTAAGGGCTCACAATGATAAGCTGCACAAGGCTTTGGAGTTGTTGAAAGAACGCCAGGAGTCCATGATTCAGGTGCAGAAGCGCAGGAAACTGTCGCCCAAAAAGATCAAGGACGACATATCCCCTCAGCCGCAGAGCCAAAACTCCCTGAACATGAACATAGCCCTCAACAGTATCGATCTCTCCGACGAGGATCAGGAAATGGAGGAGGACGAGACCATTACGGAGACGGAGACCACTGCACAAAGCCCGCGCAAACTGAGGCTACCGAGCCGGAAACCGGACATCCGGAATCTTGAGAATGTGCAGCCAAACAATATTTCTGCCGCGAGCACCAGTTGGATCCGTAAGACACCCAAGAATGCGGGAATCGTCACCAAGCTTTCACTCACGCACAAAAGTAGCAACTCGCACTTAAAACAAACTCGCCTGAAATTCGAAGCAAATAAGACTAGCACAAGCGAAAACGATGTTATAGAGGAAAGCCCCAATCTTGGCGCAAGCTTGAAGAGATCTCGGCCACATAGATCCCTAATGCAGAG CCAAGCTTGCAGAACAGACACCGCGACCGTTTTAAGCGCCGACGACTCGCTTACGACCAGCATCAGTAGCCATATTAAGATCAGCAAAGCCAGTTTTGAAATGGATATGGAAGAAGAGTTCAATTTGGAGAGATCGGAGCTTCCGATAATGCCACCACCAGCAACCCCTCCAGGGTTGAAAATCAACTGCACCACGGACAGTGTGGTCATTCTAACGCCTGCCACCCAGGACATAATCTTCGTGAACGATACACCCGAAGAAGTGACCAAAATGGGGACAATGGATGTGCTGGCCGAGATTATGAAGGACGACGATGATGCCTGCTCGAACGCTCTGAGACAGTTCGAGATGAAAATGATTGACCAGCAGAAGAACATTCAATCGATACCAAAAAAAGTGGAAGCTGCAATTTCTATTACCAAAGCAGTGAAAGCTGAACCCGAATCCCAACCAGAGGCAGATGTGGGCAATGAATCAACGAAAATGTCTCAGGATATTGAAAAGTATCTAATGGAAATCAAAGAAGAGGATAGCAAAGATTTAGAAGAGGAGTTTCCGCGACCACTTTTGGTGAAAATTGAACCAGAGTTGACAGTTAAAGAACGTTTCAATATTGAATGCGGGGAATGCGAAAAG tttataaatttcatGGGTTCAAACCTGACCGATGAGAAGATTGAAGACTATTTAGCCAACTGCCGGCACATTGACGCAAGAAGCTCAACGCCACCAGGATTCTGGAACCCCCACATGGTTTCCTTTGCCGAAGACGATCCCCGCAACGAGGTTCTGATAGACACACGTTTCAGAGACCAGCGATTAAACAAATGA
- the LOC128260067 gene encoding uncharacterized protein LOC128260067 isoform X3, producing the protein MTCGTCRGHKEKSVKCLFAALDAIKQHALMMQRDSEESAKAIENLRAHNDKLHKALELLKERQESMIQVQKRRKLSPKKIKDDISPQPQSQNSLNMNIALNSIDLSDEDQEMEEDETITETETTAQSPRKLRLPSRKPDIRNLENVQPNNISAASTSWIRKTPKNAGIVTKLSLTHKSSNSHLKQTRLKFEANKTSTSENDVIEESPNLGASLKRSRPHRSLMQSLQNRHRDRFKRRRLAYDQHQ; encoded by the exons atgaCGTGTGGAACATGTCGGGGTCACAAGGAGAAGAGTGTAAAGTGCCTTTTTGCCGCTTTAGACGCAATCAAACAGCACGCCTTAA TGATGCAAAGGGATTCGGAGGAGAGTGCCAAGGCCATAGAAAACCTAAGGGCTCACAATGATAAGCTGCACAAGGCTTTGGAGTTGTTGAAAGAACGCCAGGAGTCCATGATTCAGGTGCAGAAGCGCAGGAAACTGTCGCCCAAAAAGATCAAGGACGACATATCCCCTCAGCCGCAGAGCCAAAACTCCCTGAACATGAACATAGCCCTCAACAGTATCGATCTCTCCGACGAGGATCAGGAAATGGAGGAGGACGAGACCATTACGGAGACGGAGACCACTGCACAAAGCCCGCGCAAACTGAGGCTACCGAGCCGGAAACCGGACATCCGGAATCTTGAGAATGTGCAGCCAAACAATATTTCTGCCGCGAGCACCAGTTGGATCCGTAAGACACCCAAGAATGCGGGAATCGTCACCAAGCTTTCACTCACGCACAAAAGTAGCAACTCGCACTTAAAACAAACTCGCCTGAAATTCGAAGCAAATAAGACTAGCACAAGCGAAAACGATGTTATAGAGGAAAGCCCCAATCTTGGCGCAAGCTTGAAGAGATCTCGGCCACATAGATCCCTAATGCAGAG CTTGCAGAACAGACACCGCGACCGTTTTAAGCGCCGACGACTCGCTTACGACCAGCATCAGTAG
- the LOC128260015 gene encoding 39S ribosomal protein L15, mitochondrial, translating to MAHLRETSDKALKLLRTLPRVQIGNLRPNPNSKQNDKRGRAQHGGDKHGAGNKGSGQRQNFMRLGYETGNQPFYLRFPYEPYYKGHHMKRQYPPISLLQLQVLIDTNRIDISHPIDISTLCNSGLLKLKPAEMEYGFQLTDDGLDNFQAKINIEVQHASEAVIAAIEKNGGVIRTAYYDPRSLHMLANPKKWFQKGVPIPSRMLPPQDAVDYYTNPKNRGYLANPEEISQDRLVLAQKYGYQLPKIEDDSAYDMLTTAKDPRQVFYGLEPGWLINIVDKTIIKRKQ from the exons ATGGCACACCTGCGGGAAACCTCAGACAAGGCGCTGAAGCTGTTGCGCACGTTGCCGCGTGTGCAAATCGGAAATCTTCGACCGAATCCGAACTCCAAACAGAAT GACAAGCGTGGCAGGGCGCAGCACGGCGGAGATAAGCACGGAGCGGGCAACAAGGGATCCGGACAGCGGCAGAACTTCATGCGACTGGGTTACGAAACGGGTAATCAGCCTTTCTACCTGAGATTTCCCTACGAGCCTTACTACAAAGGACACCACATGAAGCGCCAGTATCCGCCCATCtcgctgctgcagctgcaggtGCTCATCGACACCAACAGGATAGACATCAGCCATCCCATCGACATCAGCACTCTGTGCAATTCCGGCCTCCTGAAGCTTAAACCCGCTGAAATGGAGTACGGATTCCAGCTCACGGATGACGGGCTGGACAATTTTCAGGCCAAGATCAACATTGAGGTGCAGCACGCCAGCGAGGCGGTCATCGCGGCTATAGAGAAAAACGGCGGGGTAATCCGTACGGCTTACTACGATCCCCGCAGCCTGCATATGCTGGCCAATCCAAAGAAGTGGTTCCAAAAGGGAGTGCCCATTCCCAGCCGAATGCTGCCTCCTCAGGACGCAGTGGACTACTACACGAATCCCAAGAACCGGGGCTACCTCGCTAATCCCGAGGAGATCAGCCAGGATCGCTTGGTGCTGGCCCAGAAATACGGCTACCAGCTACCCAAAATTGAAGATGATTCCGCCTACGATATGCTGACTACTGCCAAGGATCCCAGGCAAGTATTCTATGGCCTGGAACCCGGATGGCTGATCAACATAGTGGACAAAACAATCATCAAGCGCAAGCAATAA